A window of the Falco rusticolus isolate bFalRus1 chromosome 1, bFalRus1.pri, whole genome shotgun sequence genome harbors these coding sequences:
- the LOC119142503 gene encoding coiled-coil domain-containing protein 63-like isoform X1: MWRIRSLTLPLCCLPLLVVFAQVTKLSLPVALGRSLSGAEGFGIAHDGEKKKVSEADFRRLQGEFQRAAKGSKNGSVPAEAPSSPSRGVCRATSRVSWKKRWTPRKEIASLTQERKEVLLTPSQIPSPRNRMRDERNCTGLQGLLQTKYQCDSLIKDRKALLAELDKEILELEKKMARQNRAAVKAKQANSSKQLQKQIETLELHLNNVTVHFHTILSRNKELREEIEKLQIQKALLGKLSLKLHKKLAQQRRRMNSAAEQCTQGYKQRMGALARIAALNKRHIEDTVQRNVELQEQKRALEKENKLKNFMLTKCRDRSELEEVAKKRKALKAAQWAKQSQMESFESQEVAYRRLLELAEDGNFDRLVDNLIEKEGKNFASFIYITELKNEMEKMKQRIKDVQDEITTLMMDREDAETGNFHVLQELEEKLAETTREANWCEERCKESSRVLGQIKCGVEALLEVIGGDATKTTEQLGENGQITDGNLTRILGLVEKETNELLLMESVLRYTRAEGSQPAQPFASPLLGTTSLPWVMDRARLCPPPPALDSTPADIAAWEVPLGHGQLHQLVLQSCEKELGHAAAAAKKGSKSLKE; the protein is encoded by the exons ATGTGGAGGATAAGGTCTCTAACCCTGCCGCTCTGCTGTCTACCACTGCTGGTCGTGTTTGCTCAAGTGACCAAGCTCTCCCTCCCTGTGGCCCTGGGCAGATCCCTCTCTGGAGCAGAAGGTTTTGGAATTGCCCAcgatggagaaaaaaaaaaggtgtctgAAGCCGACTTCAGGAGACTGCAGGGAGAGTTTCAGAGAGCAGCAAAGGGAAGCAAGAACGG GTCTGTCCCCGCAGAGGCTCCATCATCCCCTTCCCGAGGCGTCTGCAGAGCAACCAGCAGAGTTAGCTGGAAGAAACGATGGACTCCAAG aaaagaaatagcgTCGCTGACTCAAGAACGCAAAGAGGTGTTATTAACGCCGAGCCAGATCCCATCCCCAAGAAATAGGATGCGGGATGAGAGGAATTGTACGGGGCTCCAAGGCCTTTTGCAGACCAAATATCAGTGTGATTCCCtgattaaagacagaaaagcccTGTTAGCGGAGCTGGACAAGGAG ATActagagctggaaaaaaagatggcgAGGCAAAACCGGGCGGCAGTGAAGGCGAAGCAAGCAAACAGTagcaaacagctgcaaaagcagattGAGACACTGGAGCTGCATCTAAACAAC GTCACCGTCCATTTCCATACCATCCTGTCCAGAAACAAAGAGCTCCGAGAAGAGATTGAAAAGCTGCAAATCCAGAAAGCTCTTTTGGGCAAGCTCTCCTTGAAGCTCCATAAGAAGCTGgctcagcagaggagaaggatgaACAGTGCCGCTGAGCAGTGCACACAAGGCTACAAGCAGCG GATGGGGGCTCTGGCAAGGATTGCAGCCTTGAACAAAAGACACATAGAAGACACAGTCCAGCGCAATGttgagctgcaggagcagaagcGTGCCCTAGAAAAGgagaacaaactgaaaaacttcATGCTGACCAAGTGCAGAGATCGCTCGGAATTGGAGGAAGTggccaaaaagagaaaag CCCTGAAGGCAGCCCAGTGGGCCAAGCAGAGCCAAATGGAGAGCTTCGAGAGCCAGGAGGTGGCTTACAGGCgcctgctggagctggcagaggacgGGAACTTTGACCGCCTGGTGGATAACTTGATcgaaaaggaggggaagaacTTTGCCTCCTTCATCTACATCACTGAGCTGAAGAACGAGATGGAGAAGATGAAGCAGAGGATCAAGGATGTCCAG GACGAAATTACGACCCTTATGATGGACCGGGAGGACGCAGAGACGGGCAACTTCCatgtcctgcaggagctggag GAAAAACTAGCGGAAACCACGAGGGAAGCCAACTGGTGCGAAGAGAGATGCAAAGAGAGCAGCAGAGTCCTGGGCCAGATCAAATGTGGCGTGGAGGCCCTTTTGGAAGTAATCGGTGGCGATGCTACGAAGACAACGGAGCAGCTTGGAGAAAATGGGCAGATCACGGATGGGAATCTGACGCGGATTTTAG GTCTCGTGGAGAAGGAGACCAACGAGCTCCTGCTGATGGAGAGCGTCCTGCGCTACACGCGGGCTGAGGGCTCGCAGCCGGCCCAGCCCTTCGCCAGCCCGCTCCTGGGCACCACCAGCCTCCCGTGGGTGATGGATCGGGCCCGGctctgcccgccgccccccgccctggACAGCACCCCCGCCGACATCGCCGCCT GGGAGGTGCCGCTGGGCCACGGGCAGCTGCACCAGCTGGTCCTCCAGAGCTGCGAGAAGGAGCTGGGCCACGCTGCCGCTGCCGCCAAGAAGGGGAGCAAGAGCCTCAAGGAGTGA
- the LOC119142503 gene encoding coiled-coil domain-containing protein 63-like isoform X2, with translation MDSKWGEPSLEQKVLDVPAMEKKKVSEAEFRRLQREFQRAAEKRKSYSANVRQQMQAQEKEIASLTQERKEVLLTPSQIPSPRNRMRDERNCTGLQGLLQTKYQCDSLIKDRKALLAELDKEILELEKKMARQNRAAVKAKQANSSKQLQKQIETLELHLNNVTVHFHTILSRNKELREEIEKLQIQKALLGKLSLKLHKKLAQQRRRMNSAAEQCTQGYKQRMGALARIAALNKRHIEDTVQRNVELQEQKRALEKENKLKNFMLTKCRDRSELEEVAKKRKALKAAQWAKQSQMESFESQEVAYRRLLELAEDGNFDRLVDNLIEKEGKNFASFIYITELKNEMEKMKQRIKDVQDEITTLMMDREDAETGNFHVLQELEEKLAETTREANWCEERCKESSRVLGQIKCGVEALLEVIGGDATKTTEQLGENGQITDGNLTRILGLVEKETNELLLMESVLRYTRAEGSQPAQPFASPLLGTTSLPWVMDRARLCPPPPALDSTPADIAAWEVPLGHGQLHQLVLQSCEKELGHAAAAAKKGSKSLKE, from the exons ATGGACTCCAAG TGGGGAGAGCCCTCTCTGGAGCAGAAGGTTTTGGACGTGCCCGcgatggagaaaaaaaaggtgtctgAAGCCGAGTTCAGGAGACTGCAGAGAGAGTTTCAGAGAGCAGCGGAGAAGAGGAAATCTTACAGTGCCAACGTGAGGCAGCAAATGCAGGCTCAGGA aaaagaaatagcgTCGCTGACTCAAGAACGCAAAGAGGTGTTATTAACGCCGAGCCAGATCCCATCCCCAAGAAATAGGATGCGGGATGAGAGGAATTGTACGGGGCTCCAAGGCCTTTTGCAGACCAAATATCAGTGTGATTCCCtgattaaagacagaaaagcccTGTTAGCGGAGCTGGACAAGGAG ATActagagctggaaaaaaagatggcgAGGCAAAACCGGGCGGCAGTGAAGGCGAAGCAAGCAAACAGTagcaaacagctgcaaaagcagattGAGACACTGGAGCTGCATCTAAACAAC GTCACCGTCCATTTCCATACCATCCTGTCCAGAAACAAAGAGCTCCGAGAAGAGATTGAAAAGCTGCAAATCCAGAAAGCTCTTTTGGGCAAGCTCTCCTTGAAGCTCCATAAGAAGCTGgctcagcagaggagaaggatgaACAGTGCCGCTGAGCAGTGCACACAAGGCTACAAGCAGCG GATGGGGGCTCTGGCAAGGATTGCAGCCTTGAACAAAAGACACATAGAAGACACAGTCCAGCGCAATGttgagctgcaggagcagaagcGTGCCCTAGAAAAGgagaacaaactgaaaaacttcATGCTGACCAAGTGCAGAGATCGCTCGGAATTGGAGGAAGTggccaaaaagagaaaag CCCTGAAGGCAGCCCAGTGGGCCAAGCAGAGCCAAATGGAGAGCTTCGAGAGCCAGGAGGTGGCTTACAGGCgcctgctggagctggcagaggacgGGAACTTTGACCGCCTGGTGGATAACTTGATcgaaaaggaggggaagaacTTTGCCTCCTTCATCTACATCACTGAGCTGAAGAACGAGATGGAGAAGATGAAGCAGAGGATCAAGGATGTCCAG GACGAAATTACGACCCTTATGATGGACCGGGAGGACGCAGAGACGGGCAACTTCCatgtcctgcaggagctggag GAAAAACTAGCGGAAACCACGAGGGAAGCCAACTGGTGCGAAGAGAGATGCAAAGAGAGCAGCAGAGTCCTGGGCCAGATCAAATGTGGCGTGGAGGCCCTTTTGGAAGTAATCGGTGGCGATGCTACGAAGACAACGGAGCAGCTTGGAGAAAATGGGCAGATCACGGATGGGAATCTGACGCGGATTTTAG GTCTCGTGGAGAAGGAGACCAACGAGCTCCTGCTGATGGAGAGCGTCCTGCGCTACACGCGGGCTGAGGGCTCGCAGCCGGCCCAGCCCTTCGCCAGCCCGCTCCTGGGCACCACCAGCCTCCCGTGGGTGATGGATCGGGCCCGGctctgcccgccgccccccgccctggACAGCACCCCCGCCGACATCGCCGCCT GGGAGGTGCCGCTGGGCCACGGGCAGCTGCACCAGCTGGTCCTCCAGAGCTGCGAGAAGGAGCTGGGCCACGCTGCCGCTGCCGCCAAGAAGGGGAGCAAGAGCCTCAAGGAGTGA
- the LOC119142506 gene encoding myosin regulatory light chain 2A, cardiac muscle isoform-like isoform X2 gives MDQNRDGFVNKADLRDTFAALGRLNVKNEEIDEMIKEAPGPINFTVFLTMFGEKLKGADPEETILNAFKVFDPEGKGLKSAYIKEMLMTQGERFSQEEVDQMFAAFPPDISGNLDYKNLVHIITHGEED, from the exons ATGGATCAGAACCGGGATGGCTTCGTCAACAAGGCAGATCTGAGAGACACGTTTGCTGCACTCG GACGCCTGAATGTGAAAAACGAGGAGATCGATGAGATGATCAAGGAGGCACCCGGCCCCATCAACTTCACTGTGTTCCTCACCATGTTtggagagaaactgaaag GTGCTGACCCGGAGGAGACAATCCTGAATGCATTCAAGGTGTTCGATCCAGAGGGGAAAGGCCTGAAATCTGCCTA CATCAAAGAAATGCTGATGACGCAGGGCGAGAGGTTTTCCCAGGAAGAG GTCGATCAGATGTTCGCAGCCTTCCCTCCGGACATTTCTGGCAACCTGGACTATAAAAACCTTGTCCACATCATTACGCACGGTGAAGAGGACTAG
- the LOC119142506 gene encoding myosin regulatory light chain 2A, cardiac muscle isoform-like isoform X1 → MALCLLLYMPPPTVEVPAAGSAFLWAPHFPAWPSPSPQRLGEAGGCSWLPPPPPPTAVAMSPAGADPEETILNAFKVFDPEGKGLKSAYIKEMLMTQGERFSQEEVDQMFAAFPPDISGNLDYKNLVHIITHGEED, encoded by the exons ATGGCCCTATGTCTGCTCCTCTACATGCCACCACCCACGGTCGAGGTCCCAGCTGCAGGGTCAGCATTCCTGTGGGCCCCCCACTTCCCAGCCTGGCCCTCACCTTCTCCCCAAaggctgggagaagcaggaggctgcagctggcttccTCCACCGCCACCTCCAACGGCTGTGGCCATGTCACCCGCAGGTGCTGACCCGGAGGAGACAATCCTGAATGCATTCAAGGTGTTCGATCCAGAGGGGAAAGGCCTGAAATCTGCCTA CATCAAAGAAATGCTGATGACGCAGGGCGAGAGGTTTTCCCAGGAAGAG GTCGATCAGATGTTCGCAGCCTTCCCTCCGGACATTTCTGGCAACCTGGACTATAAAAACCTTGTCCACATCATTACGCACGGTGAAGAGGACTAG